Proteins found in one Zea mays cultivar B73 chromosome 1, Zm-B73-REFERENCE-NAM-5.0, whole genome shotgun sequence genomic segment:
- the LOC103637653 gene encoding transcription factor UNE10 isoform X3 — translation MNQCVPSWDLVDDPTAAVAGGGGGLNHQVSTTGGAHRGLLLQASAGGAGGGGAFAPVVVPMSNQYYEVAELTWEKGNISSHGLLNRPAHNKYPPAAAPSSAQLHAIAGGGGRGGGSPSGDRETLEAVVGEAAARSHFLSQPAPPWLIGADAVARAAADALVPCAARAGESAADGGEAGASRRKRPRVVGDDSLVVCASQGSTAPRRRGESALLTQLDACGTEADDVCGFRTTTTNNSTSMDRDDKGSPDTENTSIGGGASDSRCFSRRSQRDGLCDDDEENVVINGDDGAMRSSISTKRSRAAATHNESERKRRDRINQKMKTLQKLVPNSNKQTDKASMLDEVIDYLKQLQAQVQLMSRMGSMMMPMAMPQLQMSMMAQMAQMAQMAQMAQMNMGSLGQPGYAGLTPPMMHPPPFVPVSWDTTATATTSLAPQAGSGTVPADAFSAFLACQAQQNGQQPGSMEAYNRMVALYQKMNQTQQSAPSNPSKQ, via the exons ATGAACCAGTGCGTGCCGAGCTGGGATCTGGTGGACGACCCGACGGCGGCGGTAGCTGGCGGCGGAGGCGGCCTAAACCATCAGGTCTCGACGACCGGGGGCGCGCACCGGGGCCTGCTCCTGCAGGCGTCAGCTGGAGGAGCAGGCGGCGGGGGCGCGTTCGCTCCCGTCGTCGTGCCCATGTCGAACCAGTACTACGAGGTGGCGGAGCTGACGTGGGAGAAGGGCAACATCTCCTCCCACGGCCTGCTCAACCGCCCGGCGCACAATAAGTACCCGCCCGCCGCGGCGCCGTCGTCGGCTCAGCTGCATGCCATAGCAGGAggaggcggccgcggcggcgGGTCGCCATCCGGGGACCGCGAGACGCTCGAGGCGGTGGTCGGCGAGGCGGCCGCGCGGTCGCACTTCCTCTCGCAGCCGGCGCCGCCGTGGCTGATCGGCGCCGACGCCGTGGCGCGGGCCGCGGCGGACGCGCTAGTGCCGTGCGCCGCAAGGGCGGGCGAGTCCGCTGCAGACGGCGGAGAAGCGGGCGCCTCGAGGAGGAAGCGGCCGCGCGTGGTCGGCGACGACAGTCTGGTGGTGTGCGCCAGCCAGGGGAGCACCGCGCCTCGCCGCCGCGGCGAGAGCGCGCTGCTCACGCAGCTGGACGCCTGCGGCACCGAGGCCGACGACGTGTGCGGCTTCAGAACGACCACAACCAACAACTCCACGTCCATGGACCGTGACGACAAAGGCTCCCCGGATACTGAGAACACCAGCATCGGCGGAGGGGCCAGTGATTCGCGCTGTTTCAGCCGTCGCTCACAG AGAGACGGCTTATGCGACGACGACGAGGAGAACGTGGTGATCAACGGGGACGACGGGGCGATGAGGTCGTCGATTTCCACCAAGAGGAGCCGGGCTGCTGCGACCCATAACGAATCTGAGCGT AAACGAAGGGACAGGATCAACCAGAAGATGAAAACGCTGCAGAAGCTCGTCCCGAACTCGAACAAG CAGACAGACAAGGCGTCGATGCTGGACGAGGTGATCGACTACCTGAAGCAGCTGCAGGCGCAGGTGCAGCTGATGAGCCGGATGGGAAGCATGATGATGCCCATGGCGATGCCGCAGCTCCAGATGTCGATGATGGCCCAGATGGCACAGATGGCGCAGATGGCGCAGATGGCCCAGATGAACATGGGCTCCCTCGGCCAGCCGGGCTACGCAGGCCTCACGCCGCCCATGATGCACCCGCCCCCCTTCGTCCCCGTGTCCTGggacaccaccgccaccgccaccacctccctCGCCCCGCAGGCCGGCAGCGGCACGGTGCCAGCGGACGCCTTCTCCGCCTTCCTAGCTTGCCAAGCGCAGCAGAACGGGCAG CAACCGGGTAGCATGGAGGCGTACAATAGAATGGTGGCGCTGTACCAGAAGATGAACCAAACGCAGCAGAGCGCGCCCAGCAACCCGTCCAAGCAGTGA
- the LOC103637653 gene encoding transcription factor UNE10 isoform X1 has translation MNQCVPSWDLVDDPTAAVAGGGGGLNHQVSTTGGAHRGLLLQASAGGAGGGGAFAPVVVPMSNQYYEVAELTWEKGNISSHGLLNRPAHNKYPPAAAPSSAQLHAIAGGGGRGGGSPSGDRETLEAVVGEAAARSHFLSQPAPPWLIGADAVARAAADALVPCAARAGESAADGGEAGASRRKRPRVVGDDSLVVCASQGSTAPRRRGESALLTQLDACGTEADDVCGFRTTTTNNSTSMDRDDKGSPDTENTSIGGGASDSRCFSRRSQRDGLCDDDEENVVINGDDGAMRSSISTKRSRAAATHNESERKRRDRINQKMKTLQKLVPNSNKQTDKASMLDEVIDYLKQLQAQVQLMSRMGSMMMPMAMPQLQMSMMAQMAQMAQMAQMAQMNMGSLGQPGYAGLTPPMMHPPPFVPVSWDTTATATTSLAPQAGSGTVPADAFSAFLACQAQQNGQQQPGSMEAYNRMVALYQKMNQTQQSAPSNPSKQ, from the exons ATGAACCAGTGCGTGCCGAGCTGGGATCTGGTGGACGACCCGACGGCGGCGGTAGCTGGCGGCGGAGGCGGCCTAAACCATCAGGTCTCGACGACCGGGGGCGCGCACCGGGGCCTGCTCCTGCAGGCGTCAGCTGGAGGAGCAGGCGGCGGGGGCGCGTTCGCTCCCGTCGTCGTGCCCATGTCGAACCAGTACTACGAGGTGGCGGAGCTGACGTGGGAGAAGGGCAACATCTCCTCCCACGGCCTGCTCAACCGCCCGGCGCACAATAAGTACCCGCCCGCCGCGGCGCCGTCGTCGGCTCAGCTGCATGCCATAGCAGGAggaggcggccgcggcggcgGGTCGCCATCCGGGGACCGCGAGACGCTCGAGGCGGTGGTCGGCGAGGCGGCCGCGCGGTCGCACTTCCTCTCGCAGCCGGCGCCGCCGTGGCTGATCGGCGCCGACGCCGTGGCGCGGGCCGCGGCGGACGCGCTAGTGCCGTGCGCCGCAAGGGCGGGCGAGTCCGCTGCAGACGGCGGAGAAGCGGGCGCCTCGAGGAGGAAGCGGCCGCGCGTGGTCGGCGACGACAGTCTGGTGGTGTGCGCCAGCCAGGGGAGCACCGCGCCTCGCCGCCGCGGCGAGAGCGCGCTGCTCACGCAGCTGGACGCCTGCGGCACCGAGGCCGACGACGTGTGCGGCTTCAGAACGACCACAACCAACAACTCCACGTCCATGGACCGTGACGACAAAGGCTCCCCGGATACTGAGAACACCAGCATCGGCGGAGGGGCCAGTGATTCGCGCTGTTTCAGCCGTCGCTCACAG AGAGACGGCTTATGCGACGACGACGAGGAGAACGTGGTGATCAACGGGGACGACGGGGCGATGAGGTCGTCGATTTCCACCAAGAGGAGCCGGGCTGCTGCGACCCATAACGAATCTGAGCGT AAACGAAGGGACAGGATCAACCAGAAGATGAAAACGCTGCAGAAGCTCGTCCCGAACTCGAACAAG CAGACAGACAAGGCGTCGATGCTGGACGAGGTGATCGACTACCTGAAGCAGCTGCAGGCGCAGGTGCAGCTGATGAGCCGGATGGGAAGCATGATGATGCCCATGGCGATGCCGCAGCTCCAGATGTCGATGATGGCCCAGATGGCACAGATGGCGCAGATGGCGCAGATGGCCCAGATGAACATGGGCTCCCTCGGCCAGCCGGGCTACGCAGGCCTCACGCCGCCCATGATGCACCCGCCCCCCTTCGTCCCCGTGTCCTGggacaccaccgccaccgccaccacctccctCGCCCCGCAGGCCGGCAGCGGCACGGTGCCAGCGGACGCCTTCTCCGCCTTCCTAGCTTGCCAAGCGCAGCAGAACGGGCAG CAGCAACCGGGTAGCATGGAGGCGTACAATAGAATGGTGGCGCTGTACCAGAAGATGAACCAAACGCAGCAGAGCGCGCCCAGCAACCCGTCCAAGCAGTGA
- the LOC103637653 gene encoding transcription factor UNE10 isoform X4, which translates to MNQCVPSWDLVDDPTAAVAGGGGGLNHQVSTTGGAHRGLLLQASAGGAGGGGAFAPVVVPMSNQYYEVAELTWEKGNISSHGLLNRPAHNKYPPAAAPSSAQLHAIAGGGGRGGGSPSGDRETLEAVVGEAAARSHFLSQPAPPWLIGADAVARAAADALVPCAARAGESAADGGEAGASRRKRPRVVGDDSLVVCASQGSTAPRRRGESALLTQLDACGTEADDVCGFRTTTTNNSTSMDRDDKGSPDTENTSIGGGASDSRCFSRRSQRDGLCDDDEENVVINGDDGAMRSSISTKRSRAAATHNESERKRRDRINQKMKTLQKLVPNSNKTDKASMLDEVIDYLKQLQAQVQLMSRMGSMMMPMAMPQLQMSMMAQMAQMAQMAQMAQMNMGSLGQPGYAGLTPPMMHPPPFVPVSWDTTATATTSLAPQAGSGTVPADAFSAFLACQAQQNGQQPGSMEAYNRMVALYQKMNQTQQSAPSNPSKQ; encoded by the exons ATGAACCAGTGCGTGCCGAGCTGGGATCTGGTGGACGACCCGACGGCGGCGGTAGCTGGCGGCGGAGGCGGCCTAAACCATCAGGTCTCGACGACCGGGGGCGCGCACCGGGGCCTGCTCCTGCAGGCGTCAGCTGGAGGAGCAGGCGGCGGGGGCGCGTTCGCTCCCGTCGTCGTGCCCATGTCGAACCAGTACTACGAGGTGGCGGAGCTGACGTGGGAGAAGGGCAACATCTCCTCCCACGGCCTGCTCAACCGCCCGGCGCACAATAAGTACCCGCCCGCCGCGGCGCCGTCGTCGGCTCAGCTGCATGCCATAGCAGGAggaggcggccgcggcggcgGGTCGCCATCCGGGGACCGCGAGACGCTCGAGGCGGTGGTCGGCGAGGCGGCCGCGCGGTCGCACTTCCTCTCGCAGCCGGCGCCGCCGTGGCTGATCGGCGCCGACGCCGTGGCGCGGGCCGCGGCGGACGCGCTAGTGCCGTGCGCCGCAAGGGCGGGCGAGTCCGCTGCAGACGGCGGAGAAGCGGGCGCCTCGAGGAGGAAGCGGCCGCGCGTGGTCGGCGACGACAGTCTGGTGGTGTGCGCCAGCCAGGGGAGCACCGCGCCTCGCCGCCGCGGCGAGAGCGCGCTGCTCACGCAGCTGGACGCCTGCGGCACCGAGGCCGACGACGTGTGCGGCTTCAGAACGACCACAACCAACAACTCCACGTCCATGGACCGTGACGACAAAGGCTCCCCGGATACTGAGAACACCAGCATCGGCGGAGGGGCCAGTGATTCGCGCTGTTTCAGCCGTCGCTCACAG AGAGACGGCTTATGCGACGACGACGAGGAGAACGTGGTGATCAACGGGGACGACGGGGCGATGAGGTCGTCGATTTCCACCAAGAGGAGCCGGGCTGCTGCGACCCATAACGAATCTGAGCGT AAACGAAGGGACAGGATCAACCAGAAGATGAAAACGCTGCAGAAGCTCGTCCCGAACTCGAACAAG ACAGACAAGGCGTCGATGCTGGACGAGGTGATCGACTACCTGAAGCAGCTGCAGGCGCAGGTGCAGCTGATGAGCCGGATGGGAAGCATGATGATGCCCATGGCGATGCCGCAGCTCCAGATGTCGATGATGGCCCAGATGGCACAGATGGCGCAGATGGCGCAGATGGCCCAGATGAACATGGGCTCCCTCGGCCAGCCGGGCTACGCAGGCCTCACGCCGCCCATGATGCACCCGCCCCCCTTCGTCCCCGTGTCCTGggacaccaccgccaccgccaccacctccctCGCCCCGCAGGCCGGCAGCGGCACGGTGCCAGCGGACGCCTTCTCCGCCTTCCTAGCTTGCCAAGCGCAGCAGAACGGGCAG CAACCGGGTAGCATGGAGGCGTACAATAGAATGGTGGCGCTGTACCAGAAGATGAACCAAACGCAGCAGAGCGCGCCCAGCAACCCGTCCAAGCAGTGA
- the LOC103637653 gene encoding transcription factor UNE10 isoform X6 — translation MNQCVPSWDLVDDPTAAVAGGGGGLNHQVSTTGGAHRGLLLQASAGGAGGGGAFAPVVVPMSNQYYEVAELTWEKGNISSHGLLNRPAHNKYPPAAAPSSAQLHAIAGGGGRGGGSPSGDRETLEAVVGEAAARSHFLSQPAPPWLIGADAVARAAADALVPCAARAGESAADGGEAGASRRKRPRVVGDDSLVVCASQGSTAPRRRGESALLTQLDACGTEADDVCGFRTTTTNNSTSMDRDDKGSPDTENTSIGGGASDSRCFSRRSQKRRDRINQKMKTLQKLVPNSNKTDKASMLDEVIDYLKQLQAQVQLMSRMGSMMMPMAMPQLQMSMMAQMAQMAQMAQMAQMNMGSLGQPGYAGLTPPMMHPPPFVPVSWDTTATATTSLAPQAGSGTVPADAFSAFLACQAQQNGQQQPGSMEAYNRMVALYQKMNQTQQSAPSNPSKQ, via the exons ATGAACCAGTGCGTGCCGAGCTGGGATCTGGTGGACGACCCGACGGCGGCGGTAGCTGGCGGCGGAGGCGGCCTAAACCATCAGGTCTCGACGACCGGGGGCGCGCACCGGGGCCTGCTCCTGCAGGCGTCAGCTGGAGGAGCAGGCGGCGGGGGCGCGTTCGCTCCCGTCGTCGTGCCCATGTCGAACCAGTACTACGAGGTGGCGGAGCTGACGTGGGAGAAGGGCAACATCTCCTCCCACGGCCTGCTCAACCGCCCGGCGCACAATAAGTACCCGCCCGCCGCGGCGCCGTCGTCGGCTCAGCTGCATGCCATAGCAGGAggaggcggccgcggcggcgGGTCGCCATCCGGGGACCGCGAGACGCTCGAGGCGGTGGTCGGCGAGGCGGCCGCGCGGTCGCACTTCCTCTCGCAGCCGGCGCCGCCGTGGCTGATCGGCGCCGACGCCGTGGCGCGGGCCGCGGCGGACGCGCTAGTGCCGTGCGCCGCAAGGGCGGGCGAGTCCGCTGCAGACGGCGGAGAAGCGGGCGCCTCGAGGAGGAAGCGGCCGCGCGTGGTCGGCGACGACAGTCTGGTGGTGTGCGCCAGCCAGGGGAGCACCGCGCCTCGCCGCCGCGGCGAGAGCGCGCTGCTCACGCAGCTGGACGCCTGCGGCACCGAGGCCGACGACGTGTGCGGCTTCAGAACGACCACAACCAACAACTCCACGTCCATGGACCGTGACGACAAAGGCTCCCCGGATACTGAGAACACCAGCATCGGCGGAGGGGCCAGTGATTCGCGCTGTTTCAGCCGTCGCTCACAG AAACGAAGGGACAGGATCAACCAGAAGATGAAAACGCTGCAGAAGCTCGTCCCGAACTCGAACAAG ACAGACAAGGCGTCGATGCTGGACGAGGTGATCGACTACCTGAAGCAGCTGCAGGCGCAGGTGCAGCTGATGAGCCGGATGGGAAGCATGATGATGCCCATGGCGATGCCGCAGCTCCAGATGTCGATGATGGCCCAGATGGCACAGATGGCGCAGATGGCGCAGATGGCCCAGATGAACATGGGCTCCCTCGGCCAGCCGGGCTACGCAGGCCTCACGCCGCCCATGATGCACCCGCCCCCCTTCGTCCCCGTGTCCTGggacaccaccgccaccgccaccacctccctCGCCCCGCAGGCCGGCAGCGGCACGGTGCCAGCGGACGCCTTCTCCGCCTTCCTAGCTTGCCAAGCGCAGCAGAACGGGCAG CAGCAACCGGGTAGCATGGAGGCGTACAATAGAATGGTGGCGCTGTACCAGAAGATGAACCAAACGCAGCAGAGCGCGCCCAGCAACCCGTCCAAGCAGTGA
- the LOC103637653 gene encoding transcription factor UNE10 isoform X2 — MNQCVPSWDLVDDPTAAVAGGGGGLNHQVSTTGGAHRGLLLQASAGGAGGGGAFAPVVVPMSNQYYEVAELTWEKGNISSHGLLNRPAHNKYPPAAAPSSAQLHAIAGGGGRGGGSPSGDRETLEAVVGEAAARSHFLSQPAPPWLIGADAVARAAADALVPCAARAGESAADGGEAGASRRKRPRVVGDDSLVVCASQGSTAPRRRGESALLTQLDACGTEADDVCGFRTTTTNNSTSMDRDDKGSPDTENTSIGGGASDSRCFSRRSQRDGLCDDDEENVVINGDDGAMRSSISTKRSRAAATHNESERKRRDRINQKMKTLQKLVPNSNKTDKASMLDEVIDYLKQLQAQVQLMSRMGSMMMPMAMPQLQMSMMAQMAQMAQMAQMAQMNMGSLGQPGYAGLTPPMMHPPPFVPVSWDTTATATTSLAPQAGSGTVPADAFSAFLACQAQQNGQQQPGSMEAYNRMVALYQKMNQTQQSAPSNPSKQ, encoded by the exons ATGAACCAGTGCGTGCCGAGCTGGGATCTGGTGGACGACCCGACGGCGGCGGTAGCTGGCGGCGGAGGCGGCCTAAACCATCAGGTCTCGACGACCGGGGGCGCGCACCGGGGCCTGCTCCTGCAGGCGTCAGCTGGAGGAGCAGGCGGCGGGGGCGCGTTCGCTCCCGTCGTCGTGCCCATGTCGAACCAGTACTACGAGGTGGCGGAGCTGACGTGGGAGAAGGGCAACATCTCCTCCCACGGCCTGCTCAACCGCCCGGCGCACAATAAGTACCCGCCCGCCGCGGCGCCGTCGTCGGCTCAGCTGCATGCCATAGCAGGAggaggcggccgcggcggcgGGTCGCCATCCGGGGACCGCGAGACGCTCGAGGCGGTGGTCGGCGAGGCGGCCGCGCGGTCGCACTTCCTCTCGCAGCCGGCGCCGCCGTGGCTGATCGGCGCCGACGCCGTGGCGCGGGCCGCGGCGGACGCGCTAGTGCCGTGCGCCGCAAGGGCGGGCGAGTCCGCTGCAGACGGCGGAGAAGCGGGCGCCTCGAGGAGGAAGCGGCCGCGCGTGGTCGGCGACGACAGTCTGGTGGTGTGCGCCAGCCAGGGGAGCACCGCGCCTCGCCGCCGCGGCGAGAGCGCGCTGCTCACGCAGCTGGACGCCTGCGGCACCGAGGCCGACGACGTGTGCGGCTTCAGAACGACCACAACCAACAACTCCACGTCCATGGACCGTGACGACAAAGGCTCCCCGGATACTGAGAACACCAGCATCGGCGGAGGGGCCAGTGATTCGCGCTGTTTCAGCCGTCGCTCACAG AGAGACGGCTTATGCGACGACGACGAGGAGAACGTGGTGATCAACGGGGACGACGGGGCGATGAGGTCGTCGATTTCCACCAAGAGGAGCCGGGCTGCTGCGACCCATAACGAATCTGAGCGT AAACGAAGGGACAGGATCAACCAGAAGATGAAAACGCTGCAGAAGCTCGTCCCGAACTCGAACAAG ACAGACAAGGCGTCGATGCTGGACGAGGTGATCGACTACCTGAAGCAGCTGCAGGCGCAGGTGCAGCTGATGAGCCGGATGGGAAGCATGATGATGCCCATGGCGATGCCGCAGCTCCAGATGTCGATGATGGCCCAGATGGCACAGATGGCGCAGATGGCGCAGATGGCCCAGATGAACATGGGCTCCCTCGGCCAGCCGGGCTACGCAGGCCTCACGCCGCCCATGATGCACCCGCCCCCCTTCGTCCCCGTGTCCTGggacaccaccgccaccgccaccacctccctCGCCCCGCAGGCCGGCAGCGGCACGGTGCCAGCGGACGCCTTCTCCGCCTTCCTAGCTTGCCAAGCGCAGCAGAACGGGCAG CAGCAACCGGGTAGCATGGAGGCGTACAATAGAATGGTGGCGCTGTACCAGAAGATGAACCAAACGCAGCAGAGCGCGCCCAGCAACCCGTCCAAGCAGTGA
- the LOC103637653 gene encoding transcription factor UNE10 isoform X5, whose product MNQCVPSWDLVDDPTAAVAGGGGGLNHQVSTTGGAHRGLLLQASAGGAGGGGAFAPVVVPMSNQYYEVAELTWEKGNISSHGLLNRPAHNKYPPAAAPSSAQLHAIAGGGGRGGGSPSGDRETLEAVVGEAAARSHFLSQPAPPWLIGADAVARAAADALVPCAARAGESAADGGEAGASRRKRPRVVGDDSLVVCASQGSTAPRRRGESALLTQLDACGTEADDVCGFRTTTTNNSTSMDRDDKGSPDTENTSIGGGASDSRCFSRRSQKRRDRINQKMKTLQKLVPNSNKQTDKASMLDEVIDYLKQLQAQVQLMSRMGSMMMPMAMPQLQMSMMAQMAQMAQMAQMAQMNMGSLGQPGYAGLTPPMMHPPPFVPVSWDTTATATTSLAPQAGSGTVPADAFSAFLACQAQQNGQQQPGSMEAYNRMVALYQKMNQTQQSAPSNPSKQ is encoded by the exons ATGAACCAGTGCGTGCCGAGCTGGGATCTGGTGGACGACCCGACGGCGGCGGTAGCTGGCGGCGGAGGCGGCCTAAACCATCAGGTCTCGACGACCGGGGGCGCGCACCGGGGCCTGCTCCTGCAGGCGTCAGCTGGAGGAGCAGGCGGCGGGGGCGCGTTCGCTCCCGTCGTCGTGCCCATGTCGAACCAGTACTACGAGGTGGCGGAGCTGACGTGGGAGAAGGGCAACATCTCCTCCCACGGCCTGCTCAACCGCCCGGCGCACAATAAGTACCCGCCCGCCGCGGCGCCGTCGTCGGCTCAGCTGCATGCCATAGCAGGAggaggcggccgcggcggcgGGTCGCCATCCGGGGACCGCGAGACGCTCGAGGCGGTGGTCGGCGAGGCGGCCGCGCGGTCGCACTTCCTCTCGCAGCCGGCGCCGCCGTGGCTGATCGGCGCCGACGCCGTGGCGCGGGCCGCGGCGGACGCGCTAGTGCCGTGCGCCGCAAGGGCGGGCGAGTCCGCTGCAGACGGCGGAGAAGCGGGCGCCTCGAGGAGGAAGCGGCCGCGCGTGGTCGGCGACGACAGTCTGGTGGTGTGCGCCAGCCAGGGGAGCACCGCGCCTCGCCGCCGCGGCGAGAGCGCGCTGCTCACGCAGCTGGACGCCTGCGGCACCGAGGCCGACGACGTGTGCGGCTTCAGAACGACCACAACCAACAACTCCACGTCCATGGACCGTGACGACAAAGGCTCCCCGGATACTGAGAACACCAGCATCGGCGGAGGGGCCAGTGATTCGCGCTGTTTCAGCCGTCGCTCACAG AAACGAAGGGACAGGATCAACCAGAAGATGAAAACGCTGCAGAAGCTCGTCCCGAACTCGAACAAG CAGACAGACAAGGCGTCGATGCTGGACGAGGTGATCGACTACCTGAAGCAGCTGCAGGCGCAGGTGCAGCTGATGAGCCGGATGGGAAGCATGATGATGCCCATGGCGATGCCGCAGCTCCAGATGTCGATGATGGCCCAGATGGCACAGATGGCGCAGATGGCGCAGATGGCCCAGATGAACATGGGCTCCCTCGGCCAGCCGGGCTACGCAGGCCTCACGCCGCCCATGATGCACCCGCCCCCCTTCGTCCCCGTGTCCTGggacaccaccgccaccgccaccacctccctCGCCCCGCAGGCCGGCAGCGGCACGGTGCCAGCGGACGCCTTCTCCGCCTTCCTAGCTTGCCAAGCGCAGCAGAACGGGCAG CAGCAACCGGGTAGCATGGAGGCGTACAATAGAATGGTGGCGCTGTACCAGAAGATGAACCAAACGCAGCAGAGCGCGCCCAGCAACCCGTCCAAGCAGTGA